From Trueperaceae bacterium:
GGGGGTGTCGTTCATACATCGATGCTAATCGATGGATAGGCGGACGTCAATGCGTTGTTCGATGGCCTGGGCCCACCCGGAGGCGGGCCCGATGCGATCGCCGTCGGCGTCGGTCGTTCAGGGAGCGGTCGGCCTGGAGCTGGGCGTCGAGCCGGTGACGAGCACGATCTCGAGCGTCGTTTCGGTGCCGGGCGCGAGGTTCGCGTCGCGCCAGAGCCAGGCGTCGCCGTACCGCGTGAGCCGTCCCTCGTTCGCGCCGAGAGCGTGCGCACGAAATCCTTCGGGGACGCTCAGACGCCACCAGACGTGCGGGAGGGGGGCGTCGCCGTCGTTGCGGATACGGAGCGGGATCGTGAGGCGGAGGCCGCCATCGGTCGATTCGACGTCGACCGCGCCCACCTCCGGTGCCGCCATCGCCAGCGCCGGCGGTGCGACGGGACCGGGCGTCACCGTCACCGGGTCCGAGGCCGGCAGGTCGGTGCCCGACGGGGTCCGACCGCGGACGGCGAACCGGTACGTCACGCCGTTCTCGAGCCCGTCGATGCGCAGCGGTCCGCCCTCCCCGAGCGCGCTCGGGGTCGGGAACGCGGACCACGGCCCGTCGGCCTGGCGGTAGCGCAGCTCGGCGTCGGCGACGGCGAGGGGGCTCACGAGAAGCCACGCGACGCCGTCGCCGGGCACCGCAAGGACGTCGGCGACGTCGCCGACGAACGTCACGGTGGTGCGGACGGGGCAGGCGCCGGGACAGCGGGCGACGAGGTCCGCGACGCCGGCCTCGCTCGGTGCGCGGAGCCGGGTCCGGACGGCGCCGCCGGCGTCCGTCGGCCGTGCGAACGTCGCACCCAGGTCGTGTCCATCGTCGTTGAGGAACGTCCCGGCGGTCGTCGAGACCGTCATCACGACGCCCTCGACGGGGACGCCGTCGGCGTCGGTGAGCGTCACGACGACGTCGCTGACGTCGCTCCCGTCGGCGAGGAGGGTGGGGCGGGCGACGGCGAGCTCCATGGCGACGTCGCGGACCGAGATCGGTGCCGCAGCACCCTCGAGCGTGTCCCCGTCGGGCGTCGCCGCGGTGGCGCGGAGCACGACGTCGCGGCCGGCGTCGGCCGACAGGCCGGTGTAGAGGACGGCGTCGAAGGGGACCGCCGTGGCTGCGCCGTCGAGCGTACGGGTGGGGGCGGGGTCGTCGGCACCCGCCGCACCCGGGGTGCGGAGGTGGCCGGGGCTCGCGCCGCCCTCCGCGGTGAGGGTCACGACCGTTCCGGCTGGGAGGGGGGCCGGGCGGCCGGCGGCGTCGGTGGCGGTCACGCTTACGGCGAAGGGGACGTGGCGGAGGTGGGCGGGGGCGGCGGCGACGTCGAGGCGGGCGACGGGGCCGGTGCACGGGTCGGCGTCGTAGGCGGAGCGCAGGAACGGCGCGCCGGTGCCGACGGCGGGACAGGCGCCCCAGGGCACGGCGCCGGCGCCGTCGTCGGCGGCCCAGCCCGGTTCGATCGACCAGCCGGCGGCGGCGAAGGCGGCGACGTCGCGCAGGCCGTCCGCCGTCCGCCCGTCCGTACCGGCCAACGGCCCACCGGATCCGGCGGCGGCCGCGGCGCCGCGGCCGCGCTGCCAGACGACGGCGTCCCCGCTCCAGGGGCCCCCCACGGAGCCGACGAGCGCCCCGACCGAGGACGTGCCGGTGACGTCGACCGCGGCGTAGGAGGTCGAGACGTCCAGCGACGTGCCGTTGGACGTCCGACCGACCAGGCCGCCGACGACGTCGGTGCCCGAGACCGCGCCCGAGGCGTAGGTGTCGACGAGGGTCGCAGCGCCCAGAGCGTGGCCGACGAGGCCGCCGAGGCGGGGCGCGGTGGCCCCGGTTCCCACGACGTCGACCGACGCGGAGGCGCGCCGCACGGTAAGGGTTCCGCGCGACCGTCCCGATAGCCCCCCGCCGTCGCGGGCGGCTTCGACCGTGCCGGTGAAGCGGGTGCGCGCCAACGTCGACGCGTTGGCGTTCTCCCCGTCGCTGAGCCCGACGATCCCGCCGACGCCCTCGCGCCCTCGAACCGTGCCGCGGACGTGCACGTCGCGGGCACCGAGCCCCTGGGCGGCGTACCCGACGAGGCCCCCGACGGAGTCGCGGCCGGCGACGCTCACGTCGGCCTCGAGGCGCTGGACGTCCGCGGGGCCGGTCGCACTGCCGATGACGCCCGCGGTCAACGCGGAGCCGCCGACGTCCGCCGCGAGGGTGACGTCGCGGAGCGTCACCGCGCCGAGGCCGCTCCCGACGAGGCCGCCGACGTTCGCATCGTTCGACCGGACGATCGTGCTGGCGGTGACCTCCCGAAGGGTGGTCGCGGCGGCGACTTGGCCGGCAAGGCCGCCCACGGCGCTCCCCGTCGCTTCGACCGAGGCCGCTCGAATGCGGAGGTCCTCGACGTCCAAGCTTCCGAAAACCGCGCCGAACAGGCCGCCGACACCTCCATCGACGGCCGTGACGTCCCCGCGGTGCACGCCGCGAAGGACGGTCGTCGCTCCGCTCGTCGTCCCGAATGCGCCGCTCATGCCGACCCAGCCTCCAACGAATCCGACGTCGGTGGTGAGGTCGCCCGTCCGGGTGACGTCGGTCGCACTGAACGTGCCGGCGACCTTGGACGCGAACCCTCCGGCGGCGCCCGTGGCCGTGAGGTCGCCGGCGTAGGTGACCTGCCGCCAGTCGGCGTCCCGACCGACCTGTCCGGCGAAGCCGCCGACGCTCAATGTCCCTGTGACGTCGGCGTCGACCCGTACGTCGTCGAGGACCAGGTCCTGGGTCACGAACCCGACCAGCCCGCCCACCAGGTTCGTGCCGGAGATCGACGGGGCCTCGACGGTGACCGACGCCAACGACGCCGAGCCCTGCAGCGTGCCGATGACACCACCCACGCGGGGCAGGTCGCCCCCCACGCTC
This genomic window contains:
- a CDS encoding invasin domain 3-containing protein; the protein is MFRFRHARCVRFAALTLISAVAWSSTGFAEGACGDFTGPAPYAIADATDLAAVATCPEGAFVQTDDVDLSGVDWTPLGDPATPFTGRYDGQGHAIRNLSVGNATYAALFGVSGDGATFANLSVNDVTIGTAATPYAAALVGTTVQDSVVSITNVSIDGAVADGPSIRGSDFVGGVVGIADGRIVLSGVDVRLDLEAHRSPNGSDNGAGGLVGRAGDGLVARNVTHVGGVTSAGLNVGGLVGRIDGAGDLTNARHTGDVTGHGFVGGLLGNPSAPLHLRNVAASGAVAGTGTDNVGGLIGIMYAGPLDVDGATVTGSVGGDLPRVGGVIGTLQGSASLASVTVEAPSISGTNLVGGLVGFVTQDLVLDDVRVDADVTGTLSVGGFAGQVGRDADWRQVTYAGDLTATGAAGGFASKVAGTFSATDVTRTGDLTTDVGFVGGWVGMSGAFGTTSGATTVLRGVHRGDVTAVDGGVGGLFGAVFGSLDVEDLRIRAASVEATGSAVGGLAGQVAAATTLREVTASTIVRSNDANVGGLVGSGLGAVTLRDVTLAADVGGSALTAGVIGSATGPADVQRLEADVSVAGRDSVGGLVGYAAQGLGARDVHVRGTVRGREGVGGIVGLSDGENANASTLARTRFTGTVEAARDGGGLSGRSRGTLTVRRASASVDVVGTGATAPRLGGLVGHALGAATLVDTYASGAVSGTDVVGGLVGRTSNGTSLDVSTSYAAVDVTGTSSVGALVGSVGGPWSGDAVVWQRGRGAAAAAGSGGPLAGTDGRTADGLRDVAAFAAAGWSIEPGWAADDGAGAVPWGACPAVGTGAPFLRSAYDADPCTGPVARLDVAAAPAHLRHVPFAVSVTATDAAGRPAPLPAGTVVTLTAEGGASPGHLRTPGAAGADDPAPTRTLDGAATAVPFDAVLYTGLSADAGRDVVLRATAATPDGDTLEGAAAPISVRDVAMELAVARPTLLADGSDVSDVVVTLTDADGVPVEGVVMTVSTTAGTFLNDDGHDLGATFARPTDAGGAVRTRLRAPSEAGVADLVARCPGACPVRTTVTFVGDVADVLAVPGDGVAWLLVSPLAVADAELRYRQADGPWSAFPTPSALGEGGPLRIDGLENGVTYRFAVRGRTPSGTDLPASDPVTVTPGPVAPPALAMAAPEVGAVDVESTDGGLRLTIPLRIRNDGDAPLPHVWWRLSVPEGFRAHALGANEGRLTRYGDAWLWRDANLAPGTETTLEIVLVTGSTPSSRPTAP